A stretch of the Vigna radiata var. radiata cultivar VC1973A chromosome 7, Vradiata_ver6, whole genome shotgun sequence genome encodes the following:
- the LOC106765562 gene encoding uncharacterized protein LOC106765562 → MRRTVLRNATLFTRNLLHSATAPAASTPLRPKLFCSDGTPPPVPQNPDDVDNKELKRRIESYMKGDEQVLPSIMEAILQRKLSGKHEETDDELMDELRMRPLDNVEDGDFESDFEELHETDEEIDDLYNARDVVMKRMVQDEYFNMDDKKWDDMVEDGIKHGFLKDTKECEEILEDMLSWDKLLPDDIKQKVEIKFNELGDMCERGELEPEEAYEQFKKFEDEMVAEYMKIMEKEEVPVPQFDDTAVLDKKKDSDDPPGEGPILRWQTRVVFAPGGDAWHPKNRKVKLSVTVKELGLSQYQFRRLRELVGKRYHPGRDELTITSERYEHREENRKDCLRTLLSLIEEAGKANKLVDDARVSYVKERLRSNPAFMERLHAKCMRLRESNQVTA, encoded by the exons ATGAGAAGAACTGTTCTAAGAAATGCAACTCTGTTCACACGCAACCTGCTTCACTCCGCCACTGCACCCGCCGCTTCAACTCCTCTGCGACCAAAACTTTTCTGCTCCGATGGAACTCCCCCGCCGGTTCCACAAAACCCTGACGACGTCGACAACAAAG AGCTGAAGAGGCGGATTGAGAGCTACATGAAGGGCGACGAGCAGGTGCTGCCCTCGATCATGGAGGCGATTCTGCAGCGGAAGCTGTCGGGGAAGCACGAGGAGACTGACGACGAGCTTATGGATGAGCTCCGCATGCGCCCCCTTGACAATGTCGAAGACGGGGACTTCGAGTCTGATTTCGAGGAGCTCCACGAAACAGATGAGGAGATCGACGATTTGTACAACGCCAGGGATGTGGTGATGAAGAGGATGGTGCAGGACGAATACTTCAACATGGATGATAAAAAATGGGACGACATGGTTGAGGATGGGATCAAGCACGGTTTTCTTAAGGACACCAAGGAGTGCGAGGAGATTCTAGAGGACATGCTCAGCTGGGACAAACTCCTCCCTG ATGATATAAAGCAGAAGgtggaaataaaatttaatgagctTGGGGACATGTGTGAAAGAGGAGAACTTGAACCTGAAGAAGCTTATGAACAATTTAAGAAGTTTGAGGATGAGATGGTAGCGGAATACATGAAGATAATGGAAAAAGAGGAGGTCCCAGTCCCACAGTTTGATGATACTGCTGTGCTGGATAAGAAAAAGGACTCAGACGATCCACCAGGTGAAGGTCCAATTTTGCGGTGGCAAACTAGGGTAGTCTTTGCTCCTGGTGGTGATGCTTGGCACCCGAAAAACAGGAAAGTGAAACTTTCTGTTACTGTGAAGGAGCTAGGGCTTTCACAATACCAATTTCGCCGTCTCAGAGAATTGGTTGGAAAGCGTTATCATCCAGGGAGAGACGAGCTTACAATAACTAGTGAGAG GTATGAACATCGAGAAGAAAACAGAAAGGACTGCTTAAGGactcttctctctctcattGAGGAGGCAGGAAAAGCTAATAAATTAGTAGATGATGCCCGGGTTTCATATGTAAAGGAGAGGCTCCGTTCCAATCCAGCATTCATGGAGAGGTTGCATGCGAAGTGTATGAGGTTGCGTGAATCTAATCAGGTTACTGCTTGA